In the genome of Phormidium ambiguum IAM M-71, the window ACTCAACCACAAACCAGATACTCCTGCGGCTGCGGCGGTACGAATCATTGTCCCCAAATTGCCGGGGTCTTGAATCGTTTCTAAAGCTAAGATTGACCCCATGTAAGGAACTTGGGTGCGGAAGGTGGCTGCGCGGGCTGCTGTGGCTACTACACCATCAGGTTGTACAGTAGTTGCGATCGCCTTAATCACTTCTGGACTTACTAATTCCGATCGCTGACAACGTTCCACAGCTTGCTGCCAAAGTTCTGGATACTTCTCCTGCCACTGCGGAGTACAACAAACCGTAATCAGTGGATAATCAACTGCAATGGCTTCTGTTAATAAATGAGTTCCTTCTAACAAACAAAGCTGCTGTTCCTGCCGATCTTTGGCTTGATGCAGCTTGCGAATTTGCTTTACCAGTGGGTTTTGCAGACTGGTCAACATGAGAAATTTTACACTTTAAAAAAAGTAAGATTTTGGATTTGATTGTCGAAAATCCAAAATCTAAATGCGGAACCCGGGACTTGAACCCGGAAGGCTTGCACCACATGAACCTGAATCATGCGCGTCTACCAATTCCGCCAGTTCCGCTTTTGTTTTTTAATTTAGCACACAATCTACTATTATGTAGCAGGTTGTTTGATTTGTAAAGTAGTTTTGGGGAGAAAAAGGTAGAAGGCAGAAGGAAAAAATTCCCTTTGTTACCTTGTCACCTTGTCCCCCTACCTTCCCAGTCCTTAGTACCTTGTGATAAAAAAAACTTCTGCACTATGGACATTTGGGATCTTTCCTGTAGAATCTAAACCAAATTAAATGAAGACGCACGAATTGTGAAGTAATTCGGAGGACAGGACAATTACTCGCGTTACTGGTTTAACCGACACTAATGCCAACACCAAAGAAGACCAAACGGTTTTAGAAATTTTGGGTGGCACTCCCCTCTCAGGGCAAGTCAGAGTAAGCGGGGCGAAAAATTCCGCCCTAGCGATTATGGCAGGTGCTCTGCTCTGTTCAGAAGATTGCCGTTTGCGGAACGTTCCATCGCTGATGGACGTGCGACGGATGGGCGAAATTCTGTCAGCTTTAGGTGTGAAGGTACAACAAGATGGGG includes:
- a CDS encoding TrmH family RNA methyltransferase: MLTSLQNPLVKQIRKLHQAKDRQEQQLCLLEGTHLLTEAIAVDYPLITVCCTPQWQEKYPELWQQAVERCQRSELVSPEVIKAIATTVQPDGVVATAARAATFRTQVPYMGSILALETIQDPGNLGTMIRTAAAAGVSGLWLSADSVDLDHPKVLRASAGQWFRLPMAVTSDLKAVVAECQKQGMQVVATLPEANLTYWETDFQKPSLILMGNEGAGLSADLVALADKQVKIPLSPGVESLNVAIAAALILYEAQRQRYQKNL